In a genomic window of Thermus albus:
- a CDS encoding M50 family metallopeptidase, translating to MSLIWFLIIIGVSIFVHELGHYLAARVQGVRVKAFSLGFGPILWKRQAWGTEWRLSAIPLGGYADIEGLLPEERGRGYDALPFAGKLLVLVAGVVMNVLLAWGLLAFLFTAQGVPQATGRAAIMEVLPGSVAEAAGLKPGDLLLAVDGQPLTRAQEIERVKTPGTHTLTVLREGKEVSLSLTWQEGMERLGVVYQPEVAFRKVGLLEGLGLAVGRTLAFGPQMVKALVGGLLGVLAGNPDSGVVGPVGIVAETGRAAQEGLFRLLELTVAINLSLALFNLLPIPALDGGRILILFLSRFLRIRPEQEAMVHYLGFLFLILLVILVTFQDLRRLLGG from the coding sequence ATGAGCTTGATCTGGTTTCTGATCATCATCGGGGTCAGCATCTTTGTGCACGAACTGGGACACTACCTGGCGGCCCGGGTCCAAGGGGTGCGGGTCAAGGCCTTCAGCCTGGGCTTCGGTCCCATCCTGTGGAAGCGCCAGGCCTGGGGCACGGAGTGGCGGCTTTCCGCCATTCCCCTGGGGGGGTATGCGGACATCGAGGGCCTCCTCCCCGAGGAGCGGGGCCGGGGGTACGACGCCCTTCCCTTTGCGGGGAAGCTCTTGGTCCTGGTGGCTGGGGTGGTGATGAACGTCCTCTTGGCCTGGGGGCTTCTGGCCTTCCTCTTTACCGCCCAGGGGGTACCCCAGGCCACGGGCAGAGCGGCCATCATGGAAGTCCTTCCGGGAAGCGTGGCGGAGGCGGCCGGTCTAAAACCCGGGGACCTCCTGCTGGCCGTGGATGGCCAACCCCTCACCCGGGCCCAAGAGATTGAGCGGGTGAAGACCCCGGGGACCCATACCCTCACGGTCCTGCGGGAGGGAAAGGAGGTGAGCCTTTCCCTTACCTGGCAAGAAGGGATGGAGCGGCTGGGGGTGGTGTACCAGCCGGAGGTGGCCTTCCGCAAAGTGGGTCTCCTGGAGGGGCTTGGCCTTGCCGTGGGCCGCACCCTGGCCTTTGGGCCCCAGATGGTGAAGGCCTTGGTGGGGGGGCTTTTGGGGGTGCTTGCCGGAAACCCGGATAGCGGGGTGGTGGGTCCCGTGGGCATCGTGGCCGAGACGGGCCGGGCCGCCCAGGAAGGGCTTTTCCGGCTCCTGGAGCTCACCGTGGCCATCAACCTCTCCTTGGCCCTTTTCAACCTCCTGCCCATCCCCGCCTTGGATGGAGGGCGGATCCTGATCCTCTTCCTCTCCCGCTTCCTCCGCATCCGGCCTGAGCAGGAGGCCATGGTCCACTACCTGGGCTTTCTCTTCCTCATCCTCCTGGTCATCCTGGTCACCTTCCAGGACCTAAGAAGGCTACTGGGAGGCTAG
- the proC gene encoding pyrroline-5-carboxylate reductase, with product MKLAIVGLGKMGKSILKGALDRGFLRPEEVGVVGRTPERTRELAQAFGLRPLTLKELAQAERVLLAVQPRDFPHLAPEMAHPGVGYISIMAGVSTAVLARRLDTRRVVRAMPNLAAVIGESSTALTALKEAREAGDLAFARALFATVGDVYEIPEHLFDPFTAMSASAPAYLAVVAEALADAGVKMGMPRALALRLAAEALAATGELLKSRHPAQLKDEVASPGGTTIHGLHALEARALRAAFYEAVEAATRRGHELGEAE from the coding sequence ATGAAGCTGGCGATCGTGGGCCTGGGCAAGATGGGGAAGAGCATCCTGAAGGGGGCCTTGGACCGGGGCTTCCTGAGGCCGGAGGAGGTGGGGGTGGTGGGCCGGACCCCGGAGCGCACCCGGGAGCTGGCCCAGGCCTTCGGCCTCCGCCCCCTGACCCTGAAGGAACTCGCCCAGGCGGAACGGGTGCTTCTTGCCGTCCAACCCCGGGATTTTCCCCATCTGGCCCCGGAGATGGCCCATCCCGGGGTGGGGTACATCTCCATCATGGCCGGGGTGTCCACCGCGGTGTTGGCCCGCAGGCTGGACACCCGGCGGGTGGTGCGGGCCATGCCCAACCTGGCGGCGGTAATCGGGGAGAGTTCCACGGCCCTCACCGCCTTAAAGGAGGCCCGGGAGGCAGGGGATTTGGCCTTCGCCCGGGCCCTCTTCGCCACGGTGGGGGATGTGTACGAGATCCCTGAGCACCTCTTTGACCCCTTTACCGCCATGTCCGCCTCGGCGCCCGCCTATCTGGCGGTGGTGGCCGAGGCCCTGGCGGATGCCGGGGTGAAGATGGGCATGCCTCGGGCCCTGGCCCTGCGCCTGGCGGCGGAGGCCTTGGCGGCCACGGGGGAGCTCCTAAAAAGCCGCCATCCCGCCCAGCTCAAGGACGAGGTGGCAAGCCCTGGGGGCACCACCATCCACGGCCTTCATGCCCTCGAGGCCCGGGCCTTAAGGGCCGCCTTCTACGAGGCGGTGGAGGCGGCCACCCGGCGGGGACATGAGTTGGGGGAGGCGGAGTAG
- a CDS encoding glycosyltransferase family 2 protein — MEATALIPAYNEEATVARVVKVAKEAGFPVVVADDGSQDATSEEAAKAGAQVVRLGQNRGKGGAVAQGLKKVTTPFVLLLDADLVGLKAEHLHALLAPVLEGKAEMTVGVFQGGRFSTDLAMRLTPFLSGQRALRTEALRRVPGLEAARYDLELLLTRHAKREGWRVLYLPLTGVSQVMKEEKRGLIPGFLHRLRMYREILRHYLRAQL; from the coding sequence ATGGAGGCCACGGCCCTCATCCCCGCCTACAACGAAGAGGCCACCGTGGCCCGGGTGGTAAAGGTGGCCAAGGAGGCGGGGTTTCCCGTGGTGGTGGCCGACGACGGTTCCCAGGACGCCACCTCTGAGGAAGCCGCCAAGGCCGGGGCCCAGGTGGTGCGCCTTGGCCAAAACCGGGGCAAAGGGGGCGCCGTGGCCCAAGGGCTTAAGAAGGTTACCACCCCCTTCGTCCTCCTCCTGGACGCCGACCTGGTGGGGCTAAAGGCAGAGCACCTCCATGCCCTTCTGGCCCCGGTTTTGGAGGGTAAGGCGGAGATGACCGTGGGGGTCTTCCAAGGGGGCCGGTTTTCCACGGATCTCGCCATGCGCCTCACCCCCTTCCTTTCCGGGCAGCGGGCCCTAAGGACGGAGGCGCTAAGGAGGGTGCCGGGCCTCGAGGCGGCCCGCTACGACCTGGAACTCCTCCTTACCCGCCACGCCAAAAGGGAGGGCTGGCGGGTCCTTTATCTGCCCCTAACTGGGGTGAGCCAGGTGATGAAGGAGGAAAAGCGGGGGCTCATACCGGGCTTCCTTCACCGCCTGCGCATGTACCGGGAGATCCTCCGCCACTACCTCAGGGCCCAGCTCTAA